A stretch of the Paenibacillus sp. JQZ6Y-1 genome encodes the following:
- the rsmA gene encoding 16S rRNA (adenine(1518)-N(6)/adenine(1519)-N(6))-dimethyltransferase RsmA, whose amino-acid sequence MTDRHDIATPGRTKEIIHKHGFSFKKSLGQNFLIDANILNKIVDAADLTPERGALEIGPGIGALTERLARQASRVTAVEIDQRLIPILQDSLQEYSNVHVRHGDVLKVDLQQLFREDFAEVDKVSVVANLPYYVTTPILMKLLEEKLPLDNIVVMIQKEVAQRMAASPGGKDYGSLSIAVQYYCIPEVVCIVPKTVFIPQPNVESAVIRLKLREQPAVQVEDEQHFFDLVQSSFVQRRKTISNNLKTRFGGDREQLDGLLHEAGIDPARRGETLSLEEYARLSHVFLQAGIR is encoded by the coding sequence ATGACTGATAGACACGATATCGCCACGCCCGGACGGACGAAGGAGATTATTCATAAACACGGATTTTCGTTTAAAAAGAGCCTGGGTCAGAACTTTCTGATCGACGCCAACATTCTGAACAAGATTGTCGATGCAGCTGATCTGACACCAGAGCGCGGTGCGCTGGAGATCGGTCCTGGTATCGGCGCGCTGACCGAGCGTCTGGCACGTCAGGCAAGCCGTGTAACGGCGGTAGAGATCGACCAGCGTTTGATCCCTATTTTGCAGGATTCATTGCAGGAGTATAGCAATGTGCATGTACGTCACGGTGATGTGCTCAAGGTCGATCTACAGCAATTGTTCCGTGAGGACTTTGCCGAGGTGGACAAGGTGAGCGTGGTGGCAAATTTGCCGTATTACGTGACAACACCGATTCTGATGAAGCTGCTGGAGGAGAAGCTGCCACTGGATAACATTGTCGTGATGATCCAGAAGGAAGTGGCACAGCGCATGGCGGCGTCACCGGGCGGTAAGGATTACGGTAGCTTGAGTATTGCGGTTCAGTATTACTGTATTCCAGAAGTAGTCTGCATCGTACCGAAAACGGTCTTTATCCCGCAACCGAATGTAGAGTCTGCGGTTATCCGCTTGAAGCTGAGAGAGCAGCCAGCGGTACAGGTAGAGGACGAGCAGCATTTCTTCGATCTGGTACAGTCTAGCTTTGTCCAGCGTCGTAAAACCATTTCCAATAACCTGAAGACACGTTTTGGCGGTGATCGTGAGCAATTGGACGGTTTGCTGCATGAAGCGGGCATTGATCCGGCACGTCGTGGGGAAACGCTAAGCCTTGAAGAATACGCGCGGTTAAGCCATGTATTTTTACAAGCAGGTATTCGCTAA
- the veg gene encoding biofilm formation stimulator Veg, whose protein sequence is MANNALTEIKRNLDAHVGHKITLRAHGGRKKTIERTGILEETYPSVFTVKLDDDHQTFERVSYSYADVLTDSVEIMVCEDDSQTDVQYVGN, encoded by the coding sequence ATGGCTAACAACGCGCTTACCGAAATCAAACGCAATCTTGATGCTCATGTAGGGCACAAAATCACATTGCGCGCTCACGGTGGTCGTAAGAAGACCATTGAACGTACAGGAATTTTGGAAGAAACCTACCCTTCTGTTTTTACCGTAAAGCTTGATGATGATCATCAAACTTTTGAACGAGTGTCTTACAGCTATGCAGACGTCCTCACGGATTCCGTAGAGATTATGGTCTGCGAGGATGATTCCCAAACAGACGTACAATATGTTGGGAATTAA
- the ispE gene encoding 4-(cytidine 5'-diphospho)-2-C-methyl-D-erythritol kinase: MKLYEKAPAKINLMLDVLHKRPDGYHEVEMIMTMVDLADRLTITDIPGDVIKISSQAGYIPLDDKNLAYQAASRIKERYGIRQGVHIHIDKKIPVAAGLAGGSSDAAATLRGLDRLWNLNIPHEEMMELGAAIGSDVPFCITGGTALATGRGEILTPLASPPDCWVILAKPPINVSTAGIYGRLKADKIEKHPSAFAMQQAIEQQSFDDICRGLGNVLEDVTLSHHPEVQQLKQAMIQLGADGVLMSGSGPTVFGLVSKESKVARIYNGLRGFCHEVYAVRMLT; encoded by the coding sequence ATGAAGCTATATGAAAAAGCGCCGGCAAAAATCAATCTGATGCTGGATGTACTGCATAAACGCCCGGACGGTTACCACGAGGTGGAGATGATCATGACGATGGTCGATCTTGCCGACCGGCTTACGATAACCGATATCCCCGGTGACGTGATCAAAATATCCAGTCAGGCTGGTTATATCCCCCTGGATGATAAAAACCTTGCGTATCAGGCAGCTAGCCGGATTAAGGAGCGCTACGGTATTCGCCAGGGCGTGCATATTCATATCGACAAAAAGATTCCGGTAGCGGCCGGTCTAGCAGGTGGCAGCAGCGATGCAGCGGCTACGCTGCGCGGGCTAGATCGACTCTGGAATCTGAATATCCCTCATGAGGAGATGATGGAGCTGGGCGCAGCGATCGGTTCGGATGTGCCTTTCTGTATCACGGGTGGTACAGCGCTGGCAACCGGACGTGGTGAGATTCTGACGCCGCTGGCAAGTCCACCGGATTGTTGGGTCATTCTGGCGAAGCCGCCGATCAATGTATCGACAGCAGGCATCTACGGACGTCTGAAGGCGGATAAGATTGAGAAGCATCCTTCGGCTTTCGCGATGCAGCAGGCGATTGAGCAGCAGTCGTTTGACGATATCTGCCGCGGGTTGGGTAATGTGCTGGAGGATGTGACGCTGTCGCATCACCCGGAGGTACAACAGCTCAAGCAGGCGATGATTCAGCTGGGCGCTGATGGCGTGCTCATGTCCGGTAGCGGTCCGACCGTATTCGGACTTGTCTCCAAAGAATCCAAAGTGGCACGCATTTATAACGGGTTACGCGGATTTTGCCATGAAGTGTATGCAGTGCGTATGTTAACCTGA
- the purR gene encoding pur operon repressor — translation MKKLKRSARLVELTQYLTSRPHTLIPLTTFADRYGAAKSSISEDLTIIKEVFEEEGIGELQTLAGAAGGVKYIPRLSYEKALSFMENLCAQLEQPDRLLPGNYIYMSDLLGQPAILNEVGKIFASVFADTPIDVIMTVETKGIPLAHATGTQLNLPVVLVRRDHQMTEGSAVSINYVSGSHKSLHTMTLSRRALKEKSRVLIIDDFMKAGGTIQGMVDLLDEFNATVAGVGVLLESGAVDVEDRLWADYVSLAKLTDVDAKSKKIMVQPGNYFENAKK, via the coding sequence GTGAAAAAACTAAAACGGAGCGCGCGTCTGGTCGAGCTGACCCAGTATCTGACTTCACGACCGCATACGCTCATTCCACTGACGACCTTTGCTGACCGTTACGGAGCGGCCAAATCATCGATCAGCGAAGATCTGACCATTATTAAAGAGGTATTCGAGGAAGAGGGCATCGGCGAATTGCAAACGCTGGCTGGTGCGGCTGGCGGTGTGAAATATATTCCGCGTCTTTCTTATGAAAAGGCATTATCGTTTATGGAGAATTTGTGTGCGCAGCTGGAGCAACCAGATCGTCTGCTACCGGGCAATTACATCTACATGTCGGATTTGCTGGGACAACCGGCGATCTTGAATGAGGTGGGCAAAATTTTTGCTTCCGTGTTCGCAGATACGCCGATTGATGTGATCATGACTGTAGAGACCAAAGGGATTCCACTCGCGCACGCGACAGGCACCCAGCTTAATCTGCCGGTCGTTCTCGTTCGCCGAGATCATCAGATGACGGAAGGCTCTGCGGTCAGCATCAACTATGTATCCGGCTCGCATAAGAGTCTGCATACGATGACACTGTCTCGCCGGGCACTCAAAGAGAAATCGCGCGTGCTGATTATTGATGATTTTATGAAGGCAGGCGGAACGATTCAGGGGATGGTCGATCTGCTGGATGAGTTCAATGCCACCGTTGCCGGTGTAGGCGTACTGCTGGAATCGGGTGCAGTGGATGTAGAGGACCGGTTATGGGCGGATTATGTATCGCTCGCCAAGTTGACCGATGTGGATGCTAAAAGTAAGAAAATCATGGTACAGCCGGGCAATTACTTTGAAAATGCAAAGAAATAA
- the spoVG gene encoding septation regulator SpoVG → MEITDVRLRRVNSEGRMKAIASITIDSEFVVHDIRVIDGNNGMFVAMPSKRTPDGEFRDIAHPISSSTREKIQSAVLAEYERAGLEEEVIEEGA, encoded by the coding sequence ATGGAAATAACGGATGTAAGACTCCGCCGGGTGAATTCCGAAGGCCGTATGAAAGCCATCGCATCCATCACAATCGACAGCGAATTTGTCGTTCACGACATTCGCGTGATTGACGGCAATAACGGAATGTTCGTTGCAATGCCGAGCAAACGGACACCGGATGGCGAGTTCCGCGATATCGCGCATCCTATTTCTTCAAGCACACGCGAGAAGATTCAGTCGGCCGTACTGGCTGAATACGAACGTGCCGGTCTGGAAGAAGAAGTTATCGAAGAAGGCGCATAA
- the glmU gene encoding bifunctional UDP-N-acetylglucosamine diphosphorylase/glucosamine-1-phosphate N-acetyltransferase GlmU: MKRLAVVLAAGKGKRMKSKLYKVLHPVCGKPMVGHVVDTVKQINCERSVVIVGHGAETVKAYLGERAEYALQSEQLGTGHAVSQAEPLIGSEQGITIVICGDTPLVTPETLENLIAHHEAEGAAVSILTASMPDPTGYGRIIRGEDGGVRKIVEQKDGNAEELAVHEINTGTYCFDNELLFAALKHVDNNNAQGEFYLTDCIPILREQGKRIAAYETMDIAESIGVNDRVALSDAEQFMRERLAKKHMLNGVTIIDKASTYIGADVEIGSDTILYPGTILKGNTVIGEDCIIGPNTEIENSSVGSGTTIRQSVASEVKVGDRVNVGPFAYLRPGTELADEVKVGDFVELKNAKIGHGSKVPHLSYVGDAEVGSGVNIGCGAITANYDGYNKFKTIIEDDVFIGSNSNLIAPVRVGKGAYVVAGSTITSDVGESDLAIARARQENKAGYADKIRAKAKAIKEQNK, encoded by the coding sequence TTGAAAAGGTTGGCAGTGGTACTGGCGGCAGGTAAAGGCAAGCGCATGAAATCGAAACTGTACAAGGTGCTTCATCCGGTATGCGGCAAGCCGATGGTTGGTCATGTGGTGGATACAGTAAAACAGATCAACTGCGAGCGCAGCGTCGTGATCGTTGGACATGGTGCGGAAACAGTTAAAGCTTACTTGGGCGAGCGTGCAGAATATGCGCTGCAAAGTGAGCAGCTGGGTACTGGGCATGCAGTTAGCCAAGCAGAGCCGCTGATCGGCAGCGAACAAGGCATCACTATCGTGATCTGCGGCGATACACCGCTCGTGACTCCAGAAACGCTGGAAAACCTGATTGCCCATCATGAAGCGGAAGGCGCAGCTGTGAGCATTTTGACTGCTTCCATGCCTGATCCAACCGGTTATGGACGCATCATTCGCGGCGAAGATGGCGGCGTACGGAAAATCGTGGAGCAAAAGGACGGCAACGCGGAAGAGTTGGCGGTACACGAGATCAACACAGGTACGTACTGCTTTGACAATGAGCTGCTGTTTGCTGCGCTCAAACATGTCGACAACAACAATGCACAGGGTGAATTTTACCTGACGGATTGCATTCCGATTTTGCGTGAGCAAGGCAAACGCATTGCCGCTTACGAAACGATGGATATTGCAGAATCCATCGGTGTAAACGATCGGGTAGCTCTGTCGGATGCTGAGCAATTCATGCGCGAACGTCTGGCGAAAAAGCATATGCTGAACGGCGTCACGATTATCGACAAGGCATCCACCTATATCGGTGCAGATGTAGAGATTGGCTCCGATACAATTCTATATCCGGGTACGATTCTCAAAGGCAATACCGTCATTGGCGAAGATTGCATCATCGGTCCGAATACAGAGATCGAGAATTCGTCGGTAGGTAGTGGTACAACCATCCGTCAATCGGTTGCCTCGGAAGTAAAAGTGGGCGACCGCGTTAATGTGGGTCCATTTGCATACTTGCGTCCGGGTACCGAGCTGGCTGACGAAGTGAAGGTTGGCGACTTTGTTGAATTGAAAAATGCTAAGATCGGTCATGGCTCCAAAGTGCCTCATCTGAGTTATGTAGGTGACGCAGAAGTCGGTTCCGGCGTTAATATTGGCTGCGGCGCGATTACTGCTAACTATGATGGCTATAACAAATTCAAAACGATCATCGAAGACGATGTGTTTATCGGCAGTAACTCCAACCTGATCGCACCGGTACGTGTAGGCAAAGGTGCTTATGTGGTCGCTGGTTCCACAATCACAAGCGATGTGGGCGAAAGCGATCTGGCAATTGCGCGTGCGCGTCAGGAAAATAAAGCCGGATATGCCGACAAAATCCGCGCCAAAGCGAAAGCAATCAAAGAACAAAACAAATAA
- a CDS encoding ribose-phosphate diphosphokinase — MTYCDSKLKIFTCNSNPKLAGQIADYIGIPMGESHTTSFSDGEIQVKLSESVRGCHVYVIQSTCAPVNDNLMELLVMVDALKRASAKSINVVIPYYGYARQDRKARSRDPITAKLVANLIEKAGAHRVIAMDLHAMQIQGFFDIPVDHLLGVPILAQYFRSKQIENPVVVSPDHGGVVRARKLADLLSAPLAIIDKRRPEPNVSEVMNIIGNIEGKTAILVDDIIDTAGTIVLGANALIEGGVKEVYACCTHPVLSGPAMDRLENSPLKEVIVTDTIPITHPNPTSKLKVLSVAPLMGEAIIRVHEELSISKLFEIE, encoded by the coding sequence ATGACTTATTGTGATTCCAAATTAAAGATTTTCACTTGTAACTCTAATCCGAAGCTGGCGGGACAAATTGCCGATTATATCGGTATTCCGATGGGGGAATCCCATACAACTAGCTTTAGCGATGGCGAGATTCAAGTGAAGCTATCCGAGAGCGTGCGGGGCTGTCATGTATATGTAATTCAATCCACCTGTGCGCCGGTCAACGACAATCTGATGGAGCTGCTCGTTATGGTCGATGCACTGAAACGTGCATCTGCGAAAAGCATCAATGTCGTGATTCCATATTACGGTTATGCCCGTCAGGACCGTAAAGCGCGTTCCCGTGATCCAATCACGGCGAAGCTGGTGGCGAATCTGATCGAAAAAGCAGGGGCTCATCGCGTCATCGCTATGGACCTTCATGCTATGCAGATTCAAGGTTTCTTCGATATTCCAGTCGATCATCTGCTCGGCGTGCCTATTCTGGCACAGTATTTCCGTTCCAAGCAAATTGAGAATCCGGTTGTTGTCTCTCCAGACCACGGTGGTGTGGTTCGTGCGCGTAAACTGGCTGATCTGCTTAGCGCTCCGCTGGCAATCATCGACAAGCGCCGTCCAGAGCCGAACGTGAGTGAGGTCATGAACATCATCGGTAACATCGAAGGCAAAACGGCTATTTTGGTCGATGATATTATCGATACTGCCGGTACAATTGTTCTTGGTGCGAACGCTTTGATTGAAGGTGGCGTGAAGGAAGTATATGCGTGCTGTACGCACCCAGTACTGTCCGGCCCAGCCATGGACCGTCTGGAAAACTCTCCACTGAAGGAAGTCATCGTGACCGATACGATTCCGATTACACATCCGAACCCGACCAGCAAGCTAAAAGTGCTGTCGGTTGCTCCTCTGATGGGTGAAGCGATTATCCGCGTTCACGAAGAACTGTCCATCAGCAAGCTGTTTGAAATTGAATAA
- the pth gene encoding aminoacyl-tRNA hydrolase gives MKWIVGLGNPGSEYAKTRHNVGFMAVDRLAERHGISISQSKSKSLIGEGHIGGVKVILMKPMTFMNLSGEAIRAHMDYYKIPLEDLIVVYDDMDTEIGKIRLRYKGSAGGHNGIKSIIQHTGTQEFDRIRMGISRPEPGLAIVDYVLANFPKKEKELLDQMIESTCDAIEFSTKHTFEQTMAKFNG, from the coding sequence ATGAAATGGATTGTTGGGCTAGGAAATCCGGGCTCTGAATACGCCAAAACGCGTCACAATGTCGGCTTTATGGCAGTGGATCGATTAGCGGAACGGCACGGAATCTCCATTAGCCAAAGTAAAAGCAAGTCGCTGATCGGCGAAGGTCATATTGGCGGCGTAAAAGTAATCTTGATGAAACCGATGACGTTTATGAATCTATCGGGTGAAGCGATTCGCGCCCACATGGATTATTATAAAATTCCGCTGGAGGATCTGATCGTCGTTTATGATGACATGGATACCGAAATCGGCAAAATTCGCTTGCGCTACAAAGGCAGTGCTGGCGGTCATAACGGTATCAAGTCGATTATCCAGCATACCGGCACGCAGGAGTTTGACCGTATCCGTATGGGCATCTCGCGCCCGGAGCCGGGTCTTGCAATTGTCGATTATGTATTGGCGAATTTCCCTAAAAAGGAAAAGGAACTGCTGGATCAAATGATCGAATCTACCTGTGATGCGATCGAATTTAGCACCAAACATACATTTGAACAGACAATGGCTAAGTTTAATGGGTAA
- the mfd gene encoding transcription-repair coupling factor has protein sequence MLHNLIEAIAKDQDFGSVKDGILSGMKEQLISGLSGSARHLLIAGLYHETERPMLVVTHNMFHAHKVAEDLQEALSPEQVLLYPANELVAAESAISSPETLAQRIDVLTQCAAGFRGVIVVPFSGVRRYLPARDVMANAKIVLEDGGTLELESFLKRMIELGYERVERVESRGEMSVRGGIIDFYPVTTSLAYRVELFDEEIDSIRTFDPDDQRSIDKVKSVTITPCREIIADGERMRQAADQVAARLDMQLEKMSDRQAKARLREEIGREIELLRQHVYFPEMYKYIALLYPEQITLYDYLAEDTVVIMEEPARLLETARQLERDESEWDMHLLQNGKSLPNLELARHTDDVMYRSGFQHVWMSVFLRQVPHVQPGNIVNFVSRTMQDFHGQMNVLKSEMERWKKTGIHVVMVASGEERMERVRRVLDDYDIETPIMVDGNLQSGFELPSIHLAVITEGEMFSKKQRKVRKVSKNVDNAERIRSYTELKVGDYVVHQNHGIGKYMGIGTLEVAGIHKDYMHIMYAGGDKLSVPIEQIDLIQKYVGSEEKEPKVYKLGGNEWTRVKSKVRSSVQDIADDLIKLYAERQAATGYAFERDTNEQNEFENMFPYDETRDQLRAIDEIKGDMEKNRPMDRLLCGDVGYGKTEVAIRAAFKAAIEGKQVAILVPTTILAQQHYETFRERFGEYPFNIGVLSRFRTRKEQNETIKGLKQGTIDVVIGTHRLLSQDLIFKDLGLLIVDEEQRFGVSHKEKLKRLKTNVDVLTLTATPIPRTLHMSMLGVRDLSVIETPPENRFPVQTYVVEHSPTLVREAVERELNRGGQVYYLYNKVQGIHEMAAHISELVPEARVAVGHGQMSEQELEKTILDFLDGEFDVLVSTSIIETGVDIPNVNTLIVHDADKMGLSQLYQLRGRVGRSNRIAYAYFTYQRDKVLTEVAEKRLQSIKEFTELGSGFKIAMRDLSIRGAGNLLGAEQSGFIASVGFDLYSQMLAEEIQKRKVTMLGEQDLKANDWNTSINLSVDAYLPSDYIYDSIQKIEIYKKVAAVSSFDDIAELEDELLDRFGELPEAVIQLMQVARLKLYGKRYGIEQIVRQGDNVQLKFHEGQEKAFEMPKLSDIGNQFERRVQFNQGSAMVIQVKGKGLTDHELLELLCNFLEAMMESYKLKGELQNVAN, from the coding sequence TTGTTACACAATCTGATTGAAGCAATTGCCAAGGATCAAGACTTTGGCTCTGTAAAAGATGGTATTTTGTCGGGAATGAAGGAACAGCTGATTTCCGGTTTGTCGGGTTCCGCGCGGCATTTGCTGATTGCGGGTCTGTATCATGAAACAGAGCGACCGATGCTGGTCGTTACGCATAATATGTTCCATGCCCATAAGGTGGCTGAGGACTTGCAGGAAGCGCTTTCGCCTGAGCAGGTGCTGCTGTATCCAGCGAACGAGCTGGTAGCGGCAGAGAGTGCTATTTCTAGCCCGGAGACGCTGGCACAGCGCATTGATGTGCTTACACAGTGCGCAGCCGGTTTCCGTGGTGTTATTGTCGTGCCTTTTTCTGGGGTACGGCGTTACCTGCCTGCACGCGATGTGATGGCAAATGCCAAGATCGTGCTGGAAGATGGCGGCACGCTGGAGCTGGAATCATTTCTGAAGCGTATGATCGAGCTGGGCTACGAACGTGTAGAGCGCGTGGAATCGCGCGGTGAGATGAGTGTGCGCGGGGGGATTATCGACTTTTATCCGGTAACGACCAGTTTGGCGTATCGCGTGGAATTGTTCGATGAAGAGATTGATTCGATCCGTACCTTTGACCCGGATGATCAGCGTTCGATTGATAAAGTGAAGTCTGTCACGATCACGCCATGTCGCGAGATTATTGCCGATGGCGAACGGATGCGTCAGGCTGCCGATCAAGTGGCTGCACGTTTGGATATGCAGCTGGAGAAGATGAGCGATCGTCAGGCAAAAGCACGTCTGCGTGAAGAGATTGGGCGCGAGATTGAACTGTTGCGTCAGCATGTATATTTCCCAGAAATGTACAAATATATTGCCCTGCTGTATCCAGAGCAGATTACGCTATACGATTATCTAGCTGAAGATACGGTTGTGATTATGGAAGAACCAGCACGTCTCTTGGAAACGGCAAGACAGCTGGAGCGCGATGAGAGCGAATGGGATATGCATTTGCTGCAAAATGGCAAGAGTCTGCCGAATCTAGAGCTGGCACGCCATACAGACGATGTGATGTACCGCAGTGGCTTCCAGCATGTCTGGATGTCGGTATTCCTGCGTCAGGTTCCGCATGTGCAGCCTGGGAATATCGTCAATTTTGTTAGCCGTACGATGCAGGATTTCCACGGTCAAATGAATGTGCTCAAATCCGAAATGGAACGCTGGAAAAAGACAGGTATCCATGTCGTTATGGTGGCAAGCGGCGAAGAGCGGATGGAACGCGTACGCCGTGTGCTAGATGACTATGATATTGAGACGCCGATTATGGTGGACGGCAATCTGCAATCTGGTTTTGAACTGCCATCGATTCATTTGGCAGTCATCACCGAAGGCGAGATGTTCTCCAAAAAGCAGCGTAAAGTGCGCAAGGTTAGCAAAAATGTCGATAATGCCGAACGGATTCGTAGCTATACCGAGCTGAAGGTAGGCGACTATGTCGTACATCAGAATCACGGGATCGGTAAATATATGGGTATCGGTACACTGGAAGTTGCCGGTATTCACAAGGATTACATGCACATCATGTATGCCGGCGGTGACAAGCTGTCCGTGCCAATTGAGCAGATTGATCTGATCCAGAAGTATGTCGGCTCTGAGGAAAAGGAACCGAAAGTGTACAAGCTGGGCGGCAACGAATGGACACGCGTGAAGAGCAAGGTTCGTTCGTCTGTACAGGATATTGCGGATGATCTGATTAAGCTGTATGCAGAGCGTCAGGCGGCGACTGGATATGCGTTTGAACGCGATACAAATGAACAGAATGAATTTGAAAATATGTTCCCTTACGACGAGACACGCGACCAATTGCGCGCCATCGACGAGATCAAAGGCGATATGGAGAAAAACCGTCCGATGGATCGTCTGCTGTGTGGTGATGTCGGTTACGGCAAAACCGAGGTGGCGATTCGTGCCGCCTTCAAAGCAGCGATCGAAGGCAAGCAGGTAGCGATTCTGGTGCCGACTACGATTCTGGCACAGCAGCATTACGAGACCTTCCGCGAGCGCTTTGGCGAGTATCCGTTTAATATTGGCGTGCTGAGTCGTTTCCGTACACGTAAGGAGCAGAACGAGACGATCAAAGGGCTGAAGCAGGGTACGATTGATGTTGTCATCGGTACGCACCGTTTGTTGTCGCAGGATTTGATTTTCAAAGACCTCGGTTTGCTGATTGTCGATGAGGAGCAGCGCTTCGGTGTTTCCCATAAAGAAAAGCTCAAGCGTCTGAAAACGAATGTAGACGTGCTGACGCTGACAGCAACGCCGATTCCACGTACACTGCATATGTCGATGCTGGGAGTACGCGATCTGTCGGTTATCGAGACACCACCGGAAAATCGTTTCCCTGTCCAGACGTATGTGGTGGAGCATAGCCCAACTCTTGTGCGCGAAGCGGTGGAGCGCGAGCTGAATCGTGGCGGTCAGGTGTACTATCTGTACAACAAGGTACAGGGCATTCACGAAATGGCAGCTCATATCTCTGAACTGGTACCAGAAGCGCGTGTAGCAGTTGGTCACGGGCAGATGTCCGAGCAAGAGCTAGAGAAGACCATTCTCGACTTCTTGGATGGCGAGTTCGATGTATTGGTCAGCACAAGCATTATCGAGACCGGCGTCGATATTCCGAACGTGAATACGCTGATCGTGCATGATGCAGACAAAATGGGTCTATCCCAGCTGTATCAGCTGCGTGGACGGGTAGGACGCTCCAACCGGATCGCTTACGCCTACTTTACGTATCAGCGCGACAAAGTGCTGACTGAGGTAGCGGAGAAGCGTCTGCAATCGATCAAGGAATTTACCGAGCTGGGTTCCGGCTTTAAGATCGCGATGCGTGACTTGTCGATCCGTGGTGCAGGTAATCTGCTAGGTGCAGAGCAGTCCGGTTTTATCGCTTCGGTCGGATTTGATCTGTACTCGCAAATGCTGGCGGAAGAGATTCAGAAACGTAAAGTGACCATGCTGGGCGAGCAGGATCTCAAGGCGAACGACTGGAATACCAGCATCAATCTGTCGGTTGACGCGTATTTGCCTTCGGATTACATTTATGATAGTATCCAAAAAATAGAAATTTATAAAAAGGTAGCAGCGGTTTCTTCCTTCGATGATATTGCCGAATTGGAAGACGAATTGCTGGATCGCTTCGGGGAACTGCCGGAGGCGGTCATCCAGCTGATGCAGGTAGCGCGCCTGAAACTGTATGGCAAGCGTTACGGTATTGAGCAGATTGTCCGTCAAGGGGATAACGTGCAGCTGAAATTCCACGAGGGTCAGGAAAAGGCGTTCGAAATGCCGAAATTGTCCGATATTGGCAATCAGTTTGAAAGGCGTGTACAATTTAATCAGGGTTCCGCCATGGTCATCCAGGTCAAAGGCAAAGGCCTGACCGATCACGAGCTGCTGGAATTGCTGTGCAATTTCCTCGAAGCCATGATGGAATCATACAAATTAAAGGGGGAACTACAGAATGTGGCCAATTAA